The Bifidobacteriaceae bacterium genome segment GGGTCGAGGCGTCCGCGCCGTCGTCCACAATCAGGTCGGGTCCGCCAACACCGCCGGTTCCGCCAACGCCGCCACCGCCAGGCCCGCCGGAACCGCCAACGCCGCCGATGCCGTCGCCCCCGTCCGGCCACGCCAGCGCCTGCCGGGTGCACCACCAGTAGGCGTCCAGCGACTCGCCCTTCCAGGCGAACACCGGCGGCCCCTGCGGATTGGCCGGCGTGCCGGCCGGGCCCACCACCACGGCGGCGGCCGCCTCGTCCTGGGTCGAATAGATGTTGCAGGAAGCCCAACGAACCCGCGCCCCCAGGGCCACCAGCGTTTCGATCAGAACCGCCGTCTGCACGGTCATGTGCAGCGAACCGGTGATCTTGGCGCCCGCCAGCGGGCGCGCGGCGCCGAACTCCGCGCGCAGCGCCATCAGGCCCGGCATCTGCTGTTCCGCCAGCCGAATCTGGTCCCGCCCGGACGCGGCCAGGCCCAAGTCGCGGACGGCGTGGCGGCCGGGCAGGTGGTCGATCTCGGGTGGGACCGGCGCCGCCGTCACGGCAGTTCCCCCAGGTCGACGGCCCGGCCGGCCAGCATTGAGGGGATGCCGTCGCGGACGGGGTAGGCGAGCCGACAGGCCCCGCAGACCAGATGCCCCGACTGATCGGTCAACTCGCCCTTGCAACCCGGGCAGCGCAGGGCTTGGCGCACCCACTCCTCCATCGGTTTTCCTCCTTCACCCTTGGTTGGCCGCCGCCGGCCGCGCCCTCAGGGCGCCTTCGGTCAGTGCGGCTCCGACACCAGCCCGGCCAAGCCGTCGCGGACCTTGGTCATTACGTCCCGGTCTTCCGCCTCGACGTTCAGGCGCAGCAGCGCCTCCGTGTTGGACGGGCGGACGTTCGCCCACCAGCGGGGCAGGGCGCCCCAGTGGTTGACGGTCAGGCCGTCCAGCGAGTCGAGCGTCACCGTGCCCCTGGCGGCGTCCCCCGCGTAGGCGGCCTGGACCTTTTGGATCGAATGGACCGGATCATCCACGCGGAAGTTGACCTCGCCGGAGGCGACGTACGGGCTGTACATGTCCGCCAACTGGCTGAGCGGCAGGTTCTGGGCGCCGAGCGCGGCCAGGACGTGCATCGCGGAGAGAATCCCGGAGTCGGCGTAAAAGAAGTCGCGAAAGTAGAAGTGGCCGGAATGCTCGGCGCCGAACACGGCATCGCGCTCCGCCATGGCCGGCTTGATCACGCTGTGGCCCACCCGGGTGCGGACCGGTTCCGCGCCGGACGCCCGCACCAACTCGGGGAGCACCTGGGATGTGATCGCGTTGTGGATGATCACCGCGTTGCGGCCCTGGGACTGTTCGCGGGCGACTTCGCGCAAGGCGATGATCACGCCGATGACCGACGGGGTGACCACCTCGCCGGTCTCGTCGACCACGAAGCAGCGGTCGGCATCGCCGTCGAAGGCCAAACCCAAGTCGGCGTGGGAATCCAGCACGGCCCGGCGCAGATCGACCAGGTTCTTCGGGTCGAGGGGGTTGGCGACGTGGTTGGGGAAGGTGCCGTCCGGCTCGAAGAAGAGCGGAACCAGGCGAATCGGGAGGGCGGGGAGTCCCGCGGCCGTTCCCAGGGCCGCGTCCGTCACCACGCCGCCCATGCCGTTGCCCGCGTCCACCCCCACGGTCAGCGGACGGATCCCGCTCAAGTCGACGGCGCGGCGCAGGAAGCGGGCGAAGTCCGGCAGCGCGTCGGCCAATTCGAGGGCGCCCGGCTGGTCGGCCGGCGGCGGGTCGGGATGGGCGTCCGCCCAGGCCACGATCTCTTTCAGGCCGGTCTCCAGCCCGATCGGCTTGGCGCCGGGACGCATCAGCTTGAGCCCGTTGTCACCACCCGGGTTGTGCGATGCCGTCAACATGGCCCCCGGCAGCGACCTGGCGCCGCTCGCGTAGTACATGGTGTCGGTCGAAATCTGGCCCAGGCTGACCACGTTCAGCCCCGCCCGCGTGGCGCCCTGCGTCAACGCCTCCGCCAACTCGGGGCCGCTGACCCGCATGTCGTGGCCAACCAACAAGGCGGGCGCGTCGGCGAACGCGTGGGCGATCGCCGCGCCCAGAACCCTGGCCTCTTCCGACCCCCATTGCTCTGGCACGGCGCCGCGCAAGTCGTTGGCTTTGAGGATCGTTGAGAGGGGTCGCATTTGATCAAGCATATGTGGTCGCCAGCCAAAGACCAGGCCAGGACGTGCCGAATGTGGCAAAGATCATGCTCCCGGACCCGCCGGGCGCCGACCTCTGCGAGCCGGGGATCGCCAGCCGGGGATCAGGAGCCGGGGATCAGCCGGAGGTGGCCGTGCCGCGATCCGCTGACCGCGACTGCGGTGGGATAGCCACCGCCTTGGGGCTGGCGGCCCCGTTCGCGGACTGATTCGGCCAGAGCGGCCAGTTCGTCTTGAGTTCGCCCGGCTGGCTGCATCTGCGGGGCCAGACGAATGACTTCCCAGCCGCGCGGCGGCACGACTTGCTCCGCGTGCCGCGAGCACAGGTCGTAGCCGTGCGGGTCGGCCACTGCCGACAGGGGTCCGAGCACCGCTGTCGCGTCCCGGTAGGCGTAGGTCATAGTTGCCACGGGCTCGTCGGGACAACCGACGTGCTTGCAACGGCGCCGAATCTCAACCACGTTGGCAGGGTAACGCGCCCAGGGGGCCTTGCGGCGGTGCCACGCCGGGCCGCGACCAGGCAGAACCGGTAATCTGGGAACGTGTCCCGCCGCCAGCGCCAACCCAGCACGGAATTGACGGCGCCCGCCAAGCTGCCGCCGCGGGACCAGGGGCGCCGGCGAGACCGTCGCGGCCGGGGTCTGCGGGGGCCGCTCCTGCCGCCGGGGCTGCCGGGGGCGCTGACCCGCTCCGACCGGTTTGACGAGCACACCCGCGCCGCCCTCCATCGCCTTCAACACCGCTGGGAAAGGCGCCTCGCCCGGCTCCAAGTCGCCGTCGAACCCGTGCCCCCGTCCGACGGGCCCTCTTGGGAGAGCGGTGTCCCGCTGGCCCGCTCGTTTCCGGCGGCCGAGGGCCTGCCGGACCGCGTTGTCCTTTACCGCCGCCCCATCGAGGCCCGTGCGGCCGACTCCCGCGATTTGGGCTTGCTGATCCTGGACGTGCTGGTGGAGCAGTTGGCCCACCTGTGGCGCATGCCGCCCGAAGATGTCGACCCGGGTTTCGGCGACCCTCCCTGGGCATAGCGCCGACGCGTGTCCCCGCTGCCAGAACAGATCGCCGTCCCCGGTTTGAGCGTCGGGGACAGGCCTGAACTGACTTGTTGACGGGCTGACGGTTACCTTTTGGGCGGCCCGGCGGAGTTATTGAGCAGGATGGGGATTAATCGGGGCCGAGCAAAGGAGGGCGCAGTGCGACCAAGTGAGCAATTCGCGGCGGGTTCGTTTGGCGGGCCGCCGGGCCCGGCGCCAGCCTGGCCCGCCTTCCAGCCTGGCGGGGCGCCGGCCACGCCGCCGATCCCGTCCGGCGCGGCCCCAGCCTGGCCCGCCTTCCAGCCGAGGCCGGACCCGGCCGGGCCGGTCGGGACCGCTGCGCCGCCTCCACCGGAAGCTCTCGCCCGCACCGAAGCGGTGATCGGACGCTACGGCGCCATGGTCCACGGCGTGGCCGTGACCCACACCGCCTGCCGGGGGGACGCCGAGGACGTGTTCCAGGAGGTGTTCCTGGCGTACCACCGCGCGCAGCCGCGCTGCCGCGACGAGGAGCACCGCAAGGCCTGGCTCCTCAGGACCGCCTTGAACATATCCCGGCGCGTCGCCGCCTCGTCCTGGCGGACCCGCGTGGTCCCTTTGACCGTGGACGACCCGCCCGCGCCCGCCGCCGCCAGTTTCACCTTCGCCACCGAGCGCCAAGACGCCATCTTCAGGGCGTTGGCGCAGTTGCCGGAGGGCAACCGCACGGCCCTTTACCTGTTCTACTTCGAGGACCTGCCAATCAACGAAATCGCCGTCTTGCTCGACTTGGAGCCGGCGGCGGTCAAGATGCGCCTGAGCCGAGGCCGGGCGCAAATGCGAGACCAACTTCGGGAGGAGCTTTTCAATGAATGACCCGATCTTCCGCGCGATGCGCGACCAAATGCGCCCAAGCCCAGAGCTGCTCGGGCGCTTGAGCTACCGCCTTGAGGCGGAACCGGGGGCTGGTGCGGGCGCGACGGCATCGGCCAATGCGGCTGAGCCGGCGACGCCCGGAGCGGGCCACACGCCGTCGGCGCAAACGCGGCGAGGGGCTGCGCCCAATGGCAATAGCGGCGGTGGCGGCGCGGGCAGTCGCGGTCCCGGGCGGGGCGGCGACGCGCACCGGCGCCGACGGCCCAGCGTGCCGCTGCTGGCCACCGCGG includes the following:
- a CDS encoding sigma-70 family RNA polymerase sigma factor encodes the protein MRPSEQFAAGSFGGPPGPAPAWPAFQPGGAPATPPIPSGAAPAWPAFQPRPDPAGPVGTAAPPPPEALARTEAVIGRYGAMVHGVAVTHTACRGDAEDVFQEVFLAYHRAQPRCRDEEHRKAWLLRTALNISRRVAASSWRTRVVPLTVDDPPAPAAASFTFATERQDAIFRALAQLPEGNRTALYLFYFEDLPINEIAVLLDLEPAAVKMRLSRGRAQMRDQLREELFNE
- a CDS encoding metallopeptidase family protein: MSRRQRQPSTELTAPAKLPPRDQGRRRDRRGRGLRGPLLPPGLPGALTRSDRFDEHTRAALHRLQHRWERRLARLQVAVEPVPPSDGPSWESGVPLARSFPAAEGLPDRVVLYRRPIEARAADSRDLGLLILDVLVEQLAHLWRMPPEDVDPGFGDPPWA
- a CDS encoding DUF3499 domain-containing protein; translated protein: MVEIRRRCKHVGCPDEPVATMTYAYRDATAVLGPLSAVADPHGYDLCSRHAEQVVPPRGWEVIRLAPQMQPAGRTQDELAALAESVRERGRQPQGGGYPTAVAVSGSRHGHLRLIPGS
- a CDS encoding Trm112 family protein, with the protein product MEEWVRQALRCPGCKGELTDQSGHLVCGACRLAYPVRDGIPSMLAGRAVDLGELP